Proteins encoded within one genomic window of Micromonospora halotolerans:
- a CDS encoding cytochrome P450 has translation MDVDAILTGLYSEEGRQDPYPWYAALHEHGPIAAVPKRAEHSTITAVSGGYDLVDRVLRDPGWYKGAPPGWQDQEILRTFLTSMMFVNPPDHTRMRAVFARTFTPRRLGALEPVIVRIVEERLDRMAEAGADGAEVDFVADFAYPVPALVMAEFIGLPEADLAWYRQRVDWIDEYMDVAGKTPERLARANQAADELRGYYRELLAHRRKQPGEDLISGLVEVLDAGGVELTEEELISNLIVLFNASFVTTVYMFSNGLPLLLAHPDVVAALPGDDALARGCVDEVLRMESPVHFLARAAPHDTELGGVPVARDENVLLLIAAANRDPARFPDPDRFDPHRAGPPSLAFGVGLHFCLGSAVSRLEGRLALPRLFARFPELAVTQPYTYSGSLFLRGIDKLFVTTGEAR, from the coding sequence GTGGACGTCGACGCGATCCTGACCGGCCTGTACAGCGAGGAGGGCCGGCAGGACCCGTACCCGTGGTACGCGGCCCTGCACGAGCACGGGCCGATCGCCGCGGTTCCGAAACGGGCCGAGCACAGCACGATCACCGCCGTGTCCGGCGGCTACGACCTGGTCGACCGGGTGCTGCGGGACCCGGGCTGGTACAAGGGCGCCCCGCCCGGCTGGCAGGACCAGGAGATCCTGCGCACCTTCCTCACCTCGATGATGTTCGTGAACCCGCCGGACCACACCCGGATGCGGGCGGTCTTCGCCAGGACGTTCACACCGCGCCGGCTCGGCGCGCTGGAACCGGTGATCGTCCGGATCGTCGAGGAGCGGCTGGACCGGATGGCCGAGGCCGGCGCGGACGGCGCCGAGGTGGATTTCGTGGCCGACTTCGCGTACCCGGTCCCGGCGCTCGTGATGGCCGAGTTCATCGGCCTGCCCGAGGCGGACCTGGCCTGGTACCGGCAGCGGGTCGACTGGATCGACGAGTACATGGACGTGGCCGGCAAGACGCCGGAGCGGCTCGCCCGGGCCAACCAGGCCGCCGACGAGCTGCGCGGCTACTACCGCGAGCTGCTGGCCCACCGGCGGAAGCAGCCGGGCGAGGATTTGATCAGTGGGCTGGTCGAGGTGCTGGACGCGGGCGGCGTCGAGCTGACCGAGGAGGAGTTGATCAGCAACCTCATCGTGCTGTTCAACGCCAGCTTCGTCACCACCGTCTACATGTTCAGCAACGGCCTGCCGTTGCTGCTGGCCCACCCGGACGTGGTGGCCGCGCTGCCCGGGGACGACGCGCTGGCCCGCGGCTGCGTGGACGAGGTCCTGCGGATGGAGAGTCCCGTGCACTTCCTGGCCCGCGCCGCGCCGCACGACACCGAGCTGGGCGGCGTGCCGGTCGCGCGGGACGAGAACGTGCTGCTGCTCATCGCCGCGGCCAACCGCGACCCGGCCCGCTTCCCCGACCCGGACCGCTTCGACCCGCACCGCGCGGGCCCGCCGTCGCTCGCCTTCGGCGTCGGGCTGCACTTCTGCCTCGGCTCGGCGGTGTCCAGGCTGGAGGGCCGGCTCGCGCTGCCCCGGCTGTTCGCCCGCTTCCCCGAGCTGGCGGTCACCCAGCCCTACACCTACAGCGGCAGCCTCTTCCTGCGCGGCATCGACAAGCTCTTCGTCACCACCGGGGAGGCCCGATGA
- a CDS encoding alpha/beta hydrolase, producing MTLHPQVVAWRAARAAAGTAPLYTQTLAQARAADLAAIRAGAGAVEPVHEVRDTQVPGPGGPLPVRIHRPAGDGPLPTLVWFFGGGWTLGSVDTADGICRRLVNLTGCQTVTVGYRLAPEHRFPAAVDDCHAAVRRLAAHADEFRVDPDRLAVGGDSAGGNLAAAVTLLARADGGPRLTAQVLVYPNTDQQPRRAPTGAEDPLLFNRHSVEWYRGHYLADPGDAAHPLASPLLAEDLAGLPPALVITAEHDPLRDEGERYADRLAEAGVPTEATRYDGMVHGFFAMPGVFDAGRQAQEQAAAFLRARFGLDRAASAAGTGSGADRG from the coding sequence ATGACGCTTCACCCGCAGGTGGTCGCGTGGCGGGCCGCGCGCGCGGCCGCGGGCACCGCGCCGCTCTACACCCAGACCCTGGCGCAGGCCCGCGCCGCCGACCTCGCCGCGATCCGCGCCGGCGCCGGCGCGGTCGAGCCCGTGCACGAGGTACGCGACACGCAGGTCCCCGGCCCGGGCGGGCCGCTGCCGGTGCGCATACACCGGCCGGCCGGCGACGGCCCGCTGCCCACGCTCGTCTGGTTCTTCGGCGGGGGCTGGACGCTGGGCAGCGTGGACACCGCCGACGGGATCTGCCGCCGGCTGGTCAACCTCACCGGCTGCCAGACCGTGACCGTCGGCTACCGGCTGGCCCCCGAACACCGCTTCCCGGCCGCCGTGGACGACTGCCACGCGGCGGTCCGCCGGCTGGCCGCGCACGCCGACGAGTTCCGCGTCGACCCGGACCGGCTGGCCGTCGGCGGGGACAGCGCGGGCGGCAACCTGGCCGCCGCGGTCACCCTGCTGGCCCGCGCCGACGGCGGCCCCCGCCTCACCGCCCAGGTGCTGGTCTACCCGAACACCGACCAGCAGCCCCGCCGCGCGCCCACCGGCGCGGAGGACCCGCTGCTGTTCAACCGGCACTCCGTCGAGTGGTACCGCGGGCACTACCTGGCCGACCCCGGCGACGCGGCCCACCCGCTCGCCTCGCCGCTGCTCGCCGAGGACCTCGCCGGCCTGCCCCCGGCGCTGGTCATCACCGCCGAGCACGACCCGCTGCGCGACGAGGGCGAGCGGTACGCCGACCGGCTCGCCGAGGCCGGCGTGCCCACCGAGGCGACCCGGTACGACGGCATGGTGCACGGCTTCTTCGCCATGCCGGGGGTGTTCGACGCCGGGCGGCAGGCGCAGGAGCAGGCGGCGGCCTTCCTGCGGGCCCGGTTCGGGCTCGACCGGGCCGCCTCGGCCGCCGGCACGGGGAGTGGGGCCGACCGTGGCTGA
- a CDS encoding alpha-hydroxy acid oxidase yields MAGRRRRDAPAEPAFAPPASLADFAELARAALPADVWDFVAGGSGTETTLAANRAALDRVAVLPRMLAGVDVPTTEAPLPGGRYALPVAVAPMAYQKLLHPDGEVGLAAAARAAGVPYVASTLASTPIEEVAAVGGTVWFQLYWLRDRAMVADLLDRALAAGCGGLMVTVDVPVLGRRLRDVRNGFALPPHVTAANLPGGRDDLAHQGTPGVSAVAVHTGAVFAPALNWADLAWLRERTPVPLLVKGILDPRDAARAAELGVDAVVVSNHGGRQLDGAPGSAAVLPEVVAAVGEGCAVLLDSGVRGGTDVLRALALGAAGVLVGRPMLWALAAGGRAGAEAALALLAAELRDALILSGCADPAAARQLRTLIGG; encoded by the coding sequence GTGGCGGGCCGCCGGCGACGGGACGCCCCCGCCGAACCCGCGTTCGCGCCGCCGGCCAGCCTGGCCGACTTCGCCGAGCTGGCCCGGGCCGCGCTGCCCGCCGACGTGTGGGACTTCGTGGCCGGCGGCAGCGGCACCGAGACCACCCTGGCCGCGAACCGGGCCGCGCTGGACCGGGTGGCGGTGCTGCCCCGGATGCTGGCCGGGGTGGACGTCCCGACCACCGAGGCGCCGCTGCCCGGCGGCCGGTACGCCCTGCCGGTGGCCGTCGCGCCCATGGCGTACCAGAAACTGCTGCACCCCGACGGCGAGGTGGGGCTCGCCGCGGCGGCCCGCGCGGCGGGCGTGCCCTACGTGGCGAGCACCCTGGCCAGCACGCCGATCGAGGAGGTCGCCGCGGTCGGCGGCACGGTCTGGTTCCAGCTCTACTGGCTGCGCGACCGCGCCATGGTCGCCGACCTGCTGGACCGGGCGCTGGCCGCCGGCTGCGGGGGGCTGATGGTCACCGTCGACGTGCCGGTGCTCGGCCGGCGGCTGCGCGACGTGCGCAACGGCTTCGCCCTGCCGCCGCACGTCACGGCGGCGAACCTGCCCGGCGGCCGGGACGACCTGGCCCACCAGGGCACCCCCGGCGTGTCCGCCGTGGCCGTGCACACCGGCGCGGTCTTCGCCCCCGCGCTGAACTGGGCCGACCTGGCGTGGCTGCGGGAGCGTACCCCGGTGCCGTTGCTCGTGAAGGGCATCCTGGACCCGCGCGACGCGGCCCGCGCCGCGGAGCTCGGCGTCGACGCGGTGGTGGTCTCCAACCACGGCGGCCGGCAGCTCGACGGCGCACCGGGCAGCGCGGCCGTGCTGCCCGAGGTGGTCGCCGCGGTGGGGGAGGGCTGCGCGGTGCTGCTGGACAGCGGCGTGCGCGGCGGCACGGACGTGCTGCGCGCCCTCGCCCTCGGCGCGGCCGGCGTGCTGGTCGGGCGGCCGATGCTCTGGGCCCTCGCGGCCGGCGGGCGGGCCGGCGCGGAGGCGGCCCTGGCGCTGCTCGCCGCCGAGCTGCGCGACGCGTTGATCCTCAGTGGCTGCGCCGACCCGGCCGCCGCCCGCCAGCTGCGCACCCTGATCGGAGGTTGA
- a CDS encoding aminotransferase-like domain-containing protein — protein MEPVDLTVAALHPSVDDPALNSMNFLNEVAQHYPDAVSLAAGRPYEEFFDSAVLHEHLDAFRRHLADDLGLSRAQVDRTLLQYGRTKGIVHHLVARNLAVDEGLTVDPEAIVVTVGCQEAMFLVLRALRAGPRDVLLAVAPTYVGLTGAARLVDLPVRPVAGGPDGIDLADLRAQVHRARAEGLRPRACYVMPDFANPSGVSMDLAQRRRLLDLAAEEELLLIEDNPYGLFPAAGAERLPTLKALDTRRRVVYLGSFAKTVLPGARVGYVVADQRVAGSDGTVGPLADQLAKIKSMVTVNTSPVSQAVIGGALLAHDCSLVAATARERAAYARNLRHLADGLARRFPAGGPVRWNVPAGGFFVVVTVPFGVDDALLHRSARGYGVLWTPMAHFYDVGAPVNALRLSVSAVTPEQIDTGLDRLAALITDELSAVGAPA, from the coding sequence GTGGAGCCGGTGGACCTGACCGTCGCGGCCCTGCACCCGAGCGTGGACGACCCCGCGTTGAACTCGATGAACTTCCTCAACGAGGTGGCGCAGCACTACCCGGACGCCGTGTCGCTCGCGGCCGGCCGGCCGTACGAGGAGTTCTTCGACTCCGCGGTGCTGCACGAGCACCTGGACGCCTTCCGCCGGCACCTCGCCGACGACCTGGGCCTGAGCCGCGCGCAGGTCGACCGGACGCTGCTCCAGTACGGGCGGACCAAGGGCATCGTGCACCACCTCGTCGCGCGCAACCTGGCCGTCGACGAGGGGCTCACCGTCGACCCGGAGGCGATCGTGGTGACGGTCGGCTGCCAGGAGGCGATGTTCCTGGTGCTGCGCGCGCTGCGGGCCGGGCCGCGGGACGTGCTGCTCGCGGTCGCCCCCACGTACGTCGGGCTGACCGGCGCGGCCCGCCTGGTCGACCTGCCGGTGCGCCCGGTCGCCGGCGGCCCGGACGGCATCGACCTGGCGGACCTGCGCGCCCAGGTGCACCGCGCCCGCGCCGAGGGGTTGCGCCCGCGCGCCTGCTACGTGATGCCCGACTTCGCCAACCCCTCCGGCGTGAGCATGGACCTGGCGCAGCGGCGGCGGCTGCTCGACCTGGCCGCCGAGGAGGAACTGCTGCTGATCGAGGACAACCCGTACGGCCTGTTCCCGGCGGCCGGCGCCGAACGGCTGCCCACCCTCAAGGCGCTGGACACCCGCCGCCGGGTGGTCTACCTCGGCTCGTTCGCCAAGACCGTGCTGCCCGGGGCGCGGGTCGGCTACGTCGTCGCCGACCAGCGGGTGGCCGGCTCCGACGGCACGGTCGGCCCGCTCGCCGACCAGCTCGCCAAGATCAAGAGCATGGTCACCGTGAACACCTCCCCGGTCAGCCAGGCGGTGATCGGCGGCGCGCTGCTGGCCCACGACTGCTCGCTGGTGGCGGCCACCGCCCGCGAGCGCGCCGCGTACGCCCGCAACCTGCGGCACCTCGCCGACGGGCTGGCCCGGCGCTTCCCGGCCGGCGGGCCGGTGCGCTGGAACGTCCCGGCCGGCGGCTTCTTCGTCGTGGTCACCGTGCCGTTCGGCGTGGACGACGCGCTGCTGCACCGCTCGGCCCGCGGCTACGGCGTGCTCTGGACCCCCATGGCGCACTTCTACGACGTCGGCGCCCCGGTCAACGCCTTGCGGTTGTCGGTCAGCGCGGTCACCCCGGAGCAGATCGACACGGGCCTGGACCGGCTGGCCGCGCTGATCACCGACGAGCTGTCCGCGGTGGGCGCTCCGGCCTGA
- a CDS encoding ribulokinase: protein MGRYVVGVDLGTLSGRAVVVDVTDGAERGSAVHAYRHGVITERLPGGPALPPGWALQDPADHVEVLRTAVPAAVRAAGIDPAEVIGLGLDATSCTVLPTRADGTPLAELPEFRDRPHAWPKLWKHHSAQRQAHRINALAADRGEPWLARYGGRVSAEWQLAKALEVLEEDPEVFRRADRWVETADWLVRRLCGRPTRNASAAGFKGLRQDGHYPAPDFLAALHPDLPDLLAKIDDGPLLPPAARAGALTAEAAGWTGLPAGVAVAAGAIDAHVTAAAARSVAPGRMLAVLGTSTCLIMNAETCHEVPGVCGVVEDGVTAGRWGYEAGQSGVGDIFAWYVDRALPASYAEEAARRGVSVHELLDSLAADQPVGGHGLLALDWHSGNRSVLMDHELSGVLVGLTLATRPEEIWRALLEATAFGARTVIEAFEAAGVPVDELTAAGGLTANRLLLRIYADVLRRPLHVVDAAHPAALGAAIHAAVAAGAYPDVESASAVMGAARRETWHPDPTRADAYDELYAEYRALHDHFGRGGTNVLHRLHTLRHRTHPTP from the coding sequence GTGGGCCGGTACGTCGTCGGGGTGGACCTCGGCACGCTCTCCGGGCGCGCCGTGGTGGTCGACGTGACCGACGGCGCCGAGCGGGGCAGCGCCGTGCACGCGTACCGGCACGGGGTGATCACCGAGCGGCTGCCCGGCGGGCCGGCGCTGCCGCCCGGCTGGGCGCTGCAGGACCCGGCCGACCACGTCGAGGTGCTGCGCACCGCCGTGCCCGCCGCCGTCCGCGCCGCCGGGATCGACCCGGCCGAGGTGATCGGCCTCGGCCTCGACGCCACCTCCTGCACGGTGCTGCCGACCCGCGCCGACGGCACCCCGCTGGCCGAGCTGCCCGAGTTCCGGGACCGGCCGCACGCCTGGCCGAAGCTCTGGAAGCACCACTCGGCGCAGCGGCAGGCCCACCGGATCAACGCGCTGGCCGCCGACCGTGGCGAGCCCTGGCTGGCCCGCTACGGTGGCCGGGTCTCCGCCGAGTGGCAGCTCGCCAAGGCCCTCGAAGTGCTGGAGGAGGACCCGGAGGTCTTCCGCCGCGCCGACCGCTGGGTCGAGACCGCCGACTGGCTGGTCCGGCGGCTCTGCGGCCGTCCCACGCGCAACGCCTCGGCCGCCGGCTTCAAGGGCCTCCGCCAGGACGGCCACTACCCGGCCCCCGACTTCCTCGCCGCGCTGCACCCGGACCTGCCGGACCTGCTCGCGAAGATCGACGACGGGCCGTTGCTGCCGCCGGCCGCCCGGGCCGGCGCGCTCACCGCCGAGGCGGCCGGCTGGACCGGCCTGCCCGCCGGCGTCGCGGTGGCCGCCGGGGCGATCGACGCCCACGTCACCGCGGCGGCGGCCCGGTCCGTCGCGCCCGGGCGGATGCTCGCCGTCCTGGGCACCTCCACCTGCCTGATCATGAACGCGGAGACCTGCCACGAGGTGCCCGGCGTCTGCGGCGTCGTCGAGGACGGCGTCACCGCCGGCCGGTGGGGCTACGAGGCCGGCCAGAGCGGGGTCGGCGACATCTTCGCCTGGTACGTCGACCGCGCCCTGCCCGCCTCGTACGCCGAGGAGGCCGCCCGGCGCGGGGTGTCCGTGCACGAGCTGCTGGACTCGCTCGCCGCCGACCAGCCGGTGGGCGGGCACGGGCTGCTCGCCCTGGACTGGCACAGCGGCAACCGGTCGGTGCTCATGGACCACGAACTGAGCGGCGTGCTGGTCGGGCTCACCCTGGCCACCCGGCCGGAGGAGATCTGGCGGGCCCTGCTGGAGGCCACCGCGTTCGGCGCCCGCACCGTGATCGAGGCCTTCGAGGCCGCCGGCGTACCCGTCGACGAGCTGACCGCCGCCGGCGGGCTCACCGCCAACCGGCTGCTCCTGCGCATCTACGCCGACGTGCTGCGCCGCCCGCTGCACGTGGTGGACGCCGCGCACCCGGCGGCGCTGGGCGCGGCCATCCACGCGGCGGTGGCCGCCGGGGCGTACCCGGACGTGGAGAGCGCGTCGGCGGTGATGGGCGCGGCGCGCCGCGAGACCTGGCACCCGGACCCGACCCGTGCCGACGCCTACGACGAGCTGTACGCCGAGTACCGCGCCCTGCACGACCACTTCGGCCGAGGCGGCACCAACGTCCTCCACCGCCTGCACACCCTCCGCCACCGCACCCACCCCACCCCCTGA
- a CDS encoding glycine hydroxymethyltransferase: MSLNAESTAFRSALEVIRAVEPRVADAIGAELADQRESLKLIASENYASPATLLAMGNWFSDKYAEGTIGRRFYAGCQNVDTVEALAAEHAKELFGAAHAYVQPHSGIDANLVAFWAILADRVESPALKKAQVRQVNDLTEADWFALRRELGNQRMLGMSLDAGGHLTHGFRPNISGKMFDQRSYGTDPATGLIDYDKVAEAAREFKPLILVAGYSAYPRKVNFRIMREIADSVGATFMVDMAHFAGLVAGKVFTGDFDPVPHAHIVTTTTHKSLRGPRGGMVLCGPELADQVDRGCPMVLGGPLPHVMAAKAVALAEARRPDFAGYAQRIVDNAQALAEGLLRRGAKLVTGGTDNHLVLIDVSGYGLTGRQAEQALLDSGIVTNRNAVPQDPNGAWYTSGIRIGTPALTTRGLGGTEMDTTAELIHTVLSQTTPGANADGTPSKAKYVLDPALAETVSKQASDLLTSFPLYPAVDLG, encoded by the coding sequence ATGTCGCTGAACGCCGAGTCCACCGCCTTCCGCAGCGCGCTGGAGGTGATCCGCGCCGTCGAGCCGCGGGTGGCGGACGCCATCGGGGCCGAACTGGCCGACCAGCGCGAGTCGCTCAAGCTCATTGCCAGCGAGAACTACGCCTCCCCGGCCACCCTGCTGGCCATGGGCAACTGGTTCAGCGACAAGTACGCGGAGGGCACCATCGGCCGCCGCTTCTACGCCGGCTGCCAGAACGTCGACACCGTCGAGGCGCTCGCCGCGGAGCACGCCAAGGAGCTGTTCGGGGCGGCCCACGCGTACGTGCAGCCGCACTCCGGCATCGACGCCAACCTGGTCGCCTTCTGGGCGATCCTGGCCGACCGGGTCGAGTCCCCGGCGCTCAAGAAGGCCCAGGTGCGCCAGGTCAACGACCTCACCGAGGCGGACTGGTTCGCGCTGCGCCGGGAGCTGGGCAACCAGCGGATGCTGGGCATGTCGCTGGACGCCGGCGGGCACCTCACCCACGGCTTCCGGCCGAACATCTCCGGCAAGATGTTCGACCAGCGCAGCTACGGCACCGACCCGGCCACCGGCCTGATCGACTACGACAAGGTCGCCGAGGCGGCCCGCGAGTTCAAGCCGCTGATCCTGGTGGCCGGCTACTCGGCGTACCCCCGGAAGGTCAACTTCCGGATCATGCGGGAGATCGCCGACTCGGTGGGCGCCACCTTCATGGTCGACATGGCGCACTTCGCGGGCCTCGTCGCCGGCAAGGTCTTCACGGGCGACTTCGACCCGGTGCCGCACGCGCACATCGTCACGACCACCACCCACAAGTCGCTGCGCGGCCCGCGCGGCGGCATGGTGCTCTGCGGCCCGGAGCTGGCCGACCAGGTGGACCGGGGCTGCCCCATGGTGCTCGGCGGCCCGCTGCCGCACGTGATGGCCGCCAAGGCCGTCGCCCTCGCCGAGGCCCGCCGCCCCGACTTCGCCGGCTACGCACAGCGGATCGTCGACAACGCCCAGGCGCTCGCCGAGGGGCTGCTGCGCCGGGGCGCGAAGCTGGTCACCGGCGGCACCGACAACCACCTGGTGCTCATCGACGTCTCCGGCTACGGGCTCACCGGGCGGCAGGCCGAGCAGGCGCTGCTCGACTCCGGCATCGTGACCAACCGCAACGCCGTCCCGCAGGACCCGAACGGCGCCTGGTACACCTCCGGCATCCGGATCGGCACCCCGGCGCTGACCACCCGCGGCCTCGGCGGCACCGAGATGGACACCACGGCCGAGCTGATCCACACCGTGCTCAGCCAGACCACGCCGGGCGCGAACGCGGACGGCACCCCGTCGAAGGCCAAGTACGTCCTCGACCCGGCCCTGGCGGAAACGGTGAGCAAGCAGGCCAGCGACCTGCTCACCAGCTTCCCCCTCTACCCCGCCGTCGACCTCGGCTGA
- a CDS encoding SDR family NAD(P)-dependent oxidoreductase encodes MSTPTTDRPLAVVTGASSGIGYELAAQFTEHGYDVVVAAEDPGIATAARNLRRDSGPEAYPVQVDLATPDGVEQLARAVTELGRPVDALALNAGRGAGGSFVGGTDLSDELNIVDLNVRSTVHLAKRLLPGMVERGRGRVLFTSSIASTMPGPFQLVYNASKSFVQSFAEGLRNELKDTGVTVTSLMPGPTDTEFFERAHMEDTGVGQGKKDDPRAVAEDAFEALMKGEHKVAAGSFVNKLQTAAGKIVPDRLKAEQHRKMAEPGSGN; translated from the coding sequence ATGAGCACACCGACCACCGACCGTCCGCTCGCCGTGGTGACCGGCGCGTCCAGCGGCATCGGGTACGAGTTGGCCGCCCAGTTCACCGAGCACGGCTACGACGTGGTGGTGGCGGCCGAGGACCCGGGGATCGCCACGGCGGCGCGGAACCTGCGCCGTGACAGCGGCCCGGAGGCGTACCCCGTGCAGGTGGACCTCGCCACGCCCGACGGGGTGGAGCAGTTGGCGCGGGCCGTGACGGAGCTGGGCCGTCCGGTGGACGCCCTGGCGCTGAACGCCGGCCGGGGCGCCGGCGGGAGCTTCGTGGGCGGCACCGACCTGAGCGACGAGCTGAACATCGTCGACCTGAACGTGCGGTCGACCGTGCACCTGGCCAAGCGGCTGCTGCCGGGCATGGTGGAGCGGGGCCGGGGGCGGGTGCTGTTCACCTCGTCGATCGCCTCGACCATGCCGGGGCCGTTCCAGTTGGTCTACAACGCCTCGAAGTCGTTCGTGCAGTCCTTCGCCGAAGGGCTGCGCAACGAGCTGAAGGACACCGGTGTCACGGTCACCTCGCTGATGCCCGGACCGACCGACACCGAGTTCTTCGAGCGGGCCCACATGGAGGACACCGGGGTGGGTCAGGGGAAGAAGGACGACCCGCGCGCGGTGGCCGAGGACGCCTTCGAGGCCCTCATGAAGGGGGAGCACAAGGTGGCGGCCGGCTCGTTCGTCAACAAGCTGCAGACCGCCGCCGGCAAGATCGTGCCGGACCGGCTGAAGGCGGAGCAGCACCGGAAGATGGCCGAGCCCGGCTCGGGCAACTGA
- a CDS encoding hemerythrin domain-containing protein, whose product MSTDAIVLLKEDHKEMRRLFKAFQDAEEGPASERQKLVKQILEALTVHTYLENEVMYPEVRKLVPDVEDDILESYEEHHVADVLCFELFTMDAEDERYNAKTTVLIENVLHHVEEEEQEWFPKVREALGRNQLQEIGQRMIDLRPKAPKTPTAPKALKKSLDAVVA is encoded by the coding sequence GTGTCCACCGACGCGATCGTCCTGCTCAAGGAGGACCACAAGGAGATGCGCCGCCTGTTCAAGGCCTTCCAGGACGCCGAGGAGGGCCCGGCGAGCGAGCGGCAGAAGCTGGTGAAGCAGATCCTCGAGGCGTTGACGGTGCACACCTACCTGGAGAACGAGGTGATGTACCCGGAGGTCCGCAAGCTCGTGCCGGACGTCGAGGACGACATCCTGGAGTCGTACGAGGAGCACCACGTCGCCGACGTGCTCTGCTTCGAGCTGTTCACCATGGACGCCGAGGACGAGCGTTACAACGCCAAGACGACGGTGCTCATCGAGAACGTGCTGCACCACGTCGAGGAGGAGGAGCAGGAGTGGTTCCCGAAGGTCCGCGAGGCGCTCGGCCGTAACCAGCTCCAGGAGATCGGCCAGCGCATGATCGACCTGCGCCCGAAGGCCCCGAAGACGCCGACCGCCCCGAAGGCGCTGAAGAAGTCGCTGGACGCCGTCGTCGCCTGA
- a CDS encoding S8 family peptidase — translation MKNLRRKTLAAASAATLGVGLALSGGLAPAAAAGPDTSYLVLAPQGANTSKAAARVAAAKGTVVASYDQIGVLVVRSTNPDFATQVAGAGVESVASTAGLGTALDEGETVEVSAADVAAATDNPTTEPLYGQQWDMDMIHVPQAHAVNNGSPNVVVGVLDSGISSSHPDLATQIAKDKSTSCIGGVTNTTESAWNPTTSDHGTHVAGTIAAAVNGVGVTGIAPGVKVAAVKVVNDDGFIYPEAAVCGFLWAADHGMQLTNNSYFIDPWELNCRNDARQRPVWQAVQRAIRYSQSKGVLTVASAGNSNYDLAHKITDTASPNNGTPENRENLTNACLDLPAEAPGVVTVSAVGPTGEKSYYSSYGQGVVDVTAPGGDTRYRTQGVRSTTTDAILSTTFNTATRTNGWGYKQGTSMSGPHATGVAALALSAHPGMTPGQLASFLERTSVAQSCPAGVYNPVPLISPTDPDLYDATCSGGARNSFYGAGMVDAYNVVK, via the coding sequence GTGAAGAACCTCCGTCGCAAGACACTGGCCGCCGCGTCCGCCGCGACGCTCGGCGTCGGCCTCGCCCTCAGCGGTGGGCTGGCACCGGCGGCCGCCGCCGGACCGGACACCTCGTACCTGGTCCTCGCCCCGCAGGGCGCCAACACCAGCAAGGCCGCCGCCCGCGTGGCGGCCGCCAAGGGCACCGTCGTGGCCTCCTACGACCAGATCGGCGTGCTCGTCGTCCGCTCGACCAACCCGGACTTCGCCACCCAGGTGGCGGGGGCGGGCGTCGAGTCGGTCGCGTCCACCGCCGGCCTGGGCACCGCCCTCGACGAGGGCGAGACCGTGGAGGTCTCCGCGGCCGACGTCGCCGCCGCCACCGACAACCCGACCACCGAGCCGCTCTACGGCCAGCAGTGGGACATGGACATGATCCACGTGCCGCAGGCCCACGCGGTGAACAACGGCAGCCCGAACGTCGTCGTCGGCGTGCTGGACAGCGGCATCTCCAGCAGCCACCCGGACCTGGCGACCCAGATCGCCAAGGACAAGAGCACGTCCTGCATCGGCGGTGTCACCAACACCACCGAGTCGGCGTGGAACCCGACCACCAGCGACCACGGCACCCACGTGGCCGGCACCATCGCCGCCGCCGTCAACGGCGTCGGCGTCACCGGCATCGCGCCGGGCGTCAAGGTCGCCGCCGTCAAGGTGGTCAACGACGACGGGTTCATCTACCCGGAGGCCGCGGTCTGCGGGTTCCTCTGGGCCGCCGACCACGGGATGCAGCTGACCAACAACAGCTACTTCATCGACCCGTGGGAGCTGAACTGCCGCAACGACGCGCGCCAGCGGCCGGTGTGGCAGGCCGTGCAGCGGGCGATCCGCTACTCGCAGTCCAAGGGCGTGCTCACCGTGGCGTCCGCGGGCAACTCCAACTACGACCTGGCCCACAAGATCACCGACACCGCCAGCCCGAACAACGGGACGCCGGAGAACCGTGAGAACCTCACCAACGCCTGCCTCGACCTGCCGGCCGAGGCGCCGGGCGTGGTGACCGTCTCCGCCGTCGGCCCGACCGGCGAGAAGAGCTACTACTCCTCGTACGGCCAGGGTGTGGTGGACGTGACGGCGCCGGGTGGCGACACCCGGTACCGGACCCAGGGTGTGCGCTCGACCACCACCGACGCCATCCTGTCGACCACCTTCAACACCGCCACCCGCACCAACGGGTGGGGGTACAAGCAGGGCACCTCGATGTCCGGCCCGCACGCCACCGGCGTCGCGGCGCTGGCCCTGTCGGCGCACCCGGGGATGACCCCGGGCCAGCTGGCGTCGTTCCTGGAGCGCACGTCGGTGGCGCAGTCCTGCCCGGCGGGCGTCTACAACCCGGTGCCGTTGATCTCGCCGACGGACCCGGACCTCTACGACGCGACCTGCTCCGGCGGCGCGCGCAACTCGTTCTACGGCGCCGGCATGGTCGACGCGTACAACGTGGTCAAGTAG